The Acidobacteriota bacterium genome segment CCGTGCGTCTGCATGAAGCCGCACGAGCGTTCGCAGCGCGACGGCGCACCTTCATCATGCCGTTCCGTCTCGATGAGACGCTCGCCACGCTTGCGGCGACACAGACGTCGGGTCGCCTGGGCAGCGGAGACGAGGTGTCGCTGGGCCTGTTCGACAACAGGCAGACGGGACAACAGGTAGGCGACAGGCTACGCGTCATCTCGCTGTCGCCGCAGGGCGTCGCCGCGCTGGAGACCAGCCGCCGACAGCGGGCCGACGTCAGGCCGGAGTTGACGCTCGCTGGCCTGACCATTCGCCGCGGCCGGACGGTACTCAACGTCAACCGGCCAGGTACCTTCGCCACGGGCCCAGTCGTCGCGGCAGGGCTGGGCGACGACACGGGAACCGTTGCGTTCAGCGCGGAAGCACCGACCGATGCGCCGCCCGACGACGTGGCGACAGTCGATGGCCACGTCATCCGCTTCACGCTGGACGGCGTCGACTACGAGTGCACCGGCACGGAACCCGTCGGCCCTCCCGATGTCACGTCCGTCTGGATGTACGTGCGCCGCGAACCGATGCCGCACGTCAGGGGATTCTGGGTCGGCGCCGGCGACAGCGTCGCCGCCGTCCTGACCCCATGGCAGATCACCCCACGGCGACCGCAATAGCGACAGCCAGGGGCTGAGAGCCTGTGAAGAATCGATGCGTGCGTACGGGCGGCCCTCGGCTGTCCTCCGTCGCTGCGCAGCAGCGGAGAGGGTGGCCGCCCGTCTGGATCAGGCACTCACCCACCTTCGCTGCTGTGCAGTTCCGGTGGGCAAGCCAAGGGTGCCCCTACATCTTCAGGAGAGGCGCGTGCGAGCGGGACGTTGCGTCAACTCGTTCCGGAACGAGTTCCTTCTGCGACGTCGCTCATGACAGGCCATGCAACTTGCAGTGACAACTCGTCACGAGCCGAATGATTTCGCTTGACAACGTTTCGACGGGCCATCGGCACGTGATGCCACACGAGCGCTGCGCGACGTCTCTCGCGGGCCGCGGACGCGCTGGTGGCACGAACGGCGTGGCTGTTGGCAGAGACGTCTCGAGTACTCGCGATCGCCTCGTACGTCGGCTCCCATGAGGCCGAAAAACCTCGTGATACAAGGGAACATGACGACGACATGTCTGTTCTCGGAACTCGATGACCGCACGCTGATCGACGTCGCGAAACAGCTGGCGATCGACGAGCGGCGCGCAACCGCGACGCTGTTGCGCGCACTCGTGGAGGTCGACGCGCGGCGTCTCTATCTCGGTGAGGGCTGCGCGTCGCTGTTCGTGTGGTGTACGCAGGTCCTGCATCTGTCCGAGGGCGGCGCGTACAACCGCATCGAGGTCGCCCGTGCGGCGCGCACGTACCCGATCATCCTGGATCTCGTCGAGCAGTCGGCGATCACGCTGACGACAGCACGCCTGCTGGCGCCGCATCTGACGCCTGAGAACCATGCGCGCGTGTTGGAAGAGACGCGGCACAAGTCGAAGCGGGAAGTCGAGGCGATGATCGCGGCATTGCATCCGAAGCCCGCCGCCCCCACTGTCATTCGCCGGGTGCAGGAGCGTCGCGTTGTTGAGCCATCACTCGCGCCTGCGCCAGACGACGCATCGAGTGCGGGACGACTGCCGGTGACACCAGACCCGCACGTGCCCCGCATCGAGTTCGCCGCGGCTCCGGCGCGCATCGAGCCACTTGCGCCACAGCAGTATCGGATTCAGTGCACGCTGTCGCGCGAGACGCACGACACACTCCGTCGAGCACAGGCTCTGTTGCGGCACGCCGTGCCGACGGGTGACGTGGGTGAGATCCTCGGTCGTGCGCTCGTGCTGCTGGTGCAGGACCTCGAGCGTCGTCGCTTCGCGAAGACGACGAGGCCACGTGAGGGAACACCAACGGACTCACGATCTCGTCACATTCCCGCGGCGGTACGCCGGACGGTGTGGGCGAGAGACGAGGGGCGATGTGCGTTCCAGGGACGTCACGGTCGGTGCAGGGAGACGGCGCGCCTGGAGTTCCACCATCTCGAACCGTATGCCGTGGGCGGGGCGGCGACCGCGGACAACATCGCCCTGCGCTGCCGCGCGCACAACGCATACGAGGCGCGCCTCTTCTTCGGCCAGCCCGCGATGTCCCACGTGCCGCAGCCCAGCACGCCTCGCGCCATCAGCGCAGGGCCTCCATCCGAGTGAAGCGCCTGGCCTCCACCGCGGCGGGGCGAACGATGGAGCGAACGGGCTTCAGAGTTCATGAAGCCATCGCGTCCGGGCGCGGGTGGCGCCGGACGGGGCGGCCCCGCCCGCCCGCAAGCGCGGTAGCCGTACGAGTGCTTTTCGCGCTGAGGACGGGTGGGGCTGTCCGGCGACAGGACCCGCGCCTTCACGTGGCTCGCGATGGCTTCACAGGCTCGTCGGCTCGTTCGTGTGGGCTCGTCATGAGCGCGCCGTCGGCTCGCCGCCAGGCGAGCTGAACGCGAGTCGAATGACGCAGCGTTGGCAGATGCAGGACTTGTTGCGCAGGTCGGGATGGACGCGGTCGAGGATGTCCTGCGAGAATGTGACGTCGGCGCACCAGCAGCTTGCGGCGCCGCGTTCGGCGCCGCAGTCGTTGGCCTCACCGCACAGCGGACACCGCGTCGGGTCGACCGTCTCCATCGAACGTCAGGCCGGTGTCGACGGCGTGTAATCCAGGTTCTGGCCGAGCCAGCGTTCGACGTCGGCCACCGGCATGTCCTTGCGGACCGCGTAGTCGGCCACCTGATCCTTGTCGATGCGGCCGAGCGTGAAGTAGCGCGACTCGGGGTGCGCGAAGTAGAGACCGCTCACGCTGGAACCCGGCCACATCGCGTACGACTCGGTGAGCACGATGCCGGCCGCCGCCTCGGCGTCGAGCAACTGCCAGAGCGTGCCCTTCTCCGTGTGATCCGGGCACGCCGGATAGCCTGCCGCGGGACGGATGCCGCGATACCGCTCCTGAATGAGGTCTTCCGGCGTGAACGTCTCGGCGAGGCCATAGCCCCACTCGTCGCGCACGCGCTTGTGCAGGTACTCGGCGAAGGCCTCGGCGAGCCTGTCGGCGATGGCCTCGGCCATGATCGCGTTGTAGTCGTCGTGCTGCGCGCGGAAGCCGTCACACAGTTCCCGCAGGCCGAGGCCCGCCGTCACGGCGAACGTGCCGATGTGATCGGGCAGGCCCGTCTCGACGGGCGCGATGAAGTCACCGAGCGACCGGCACGGCTGATCGGCGCGATCCATCTGCTGGCGCAGGAAGTGGAAGCGGGTGCGCTCGACGGCGCGCGTCTGGTCGGTGAAGACCACGACGTCCCCGCCAATGGCGTTGGCCGGGAAGAAGCCGTACACGCCGCGGGCGCGCAGCAGATCCTCGGCGATGATGCGGTCCAGCAGCGCGTTGGCTTCCGAGAAGATCAGCCGCGCCTGCGCGCCGTACTTCTCATCGTCAAGGATGCGCGGATAGATGCCTTTCAGCTCCCACGTGTGGAAGAACGGCGTCCAGTCGATGTACTCGCGCAGCGTCGCCAGGGGCACCTCGATCGCACGCACGCCCGTGAAGGCCGGCTGCGCAATGTCCTCGGCGCGCCATGCGATCGCCGTACGCCGTGCACGCGCGGTCTCGAAATCGACGAGCGGCTGCCGCGTCGATCCGTGGCTCTTGCGAATGTTGGCGTAGTCGGCCTCGTGCTGCGCGACGAACGCGTCCTTGCCGTCTTCGCTCAGGAGACTCGTGGCAACCGGTACCGCCCGGCTGGCGTCGAGCACGTGGATGACGGGCTGCTTGTAGTGCGGCGCGATCTTGATCGCCGTGTGCGCGCGGCTCGTCGTTGCGCCGCCGATGAGCAGCGGCAGCGTGAAGCCCTGGCGCTCCATCTCGCGCGCCACGTGCACCATCTCGTCGAGCGACGGCGTGATGAGACCGCTGAGGCCGATGATGTCGGCGTTCTCGGCGCGCGCGCGTTCGAGGATCTTCTCGCAGGGCACCATCACGCCCATGTCGATCACCTCGTAGTTGTTGCACGCGAGCACCACGCCGACGATGTTCTTGCCGATGTCGTGGACATCGCCCTTGACGGTGGCGAGCACGATCTTGCCCTGCGTCCTCACCGTCTGGCCAGCCGCGGCGAGCGCGGCCTTCTCGGCATCCATGAAGGGGAACAGGTACGCGACGGCCTTCTTCATCACGCGCGCCGACTTGACGACCTGCGGCAGGAACATCTTGCCCGCGCCGAAGAGATCGCCCACCACGCCCATGCCGTCCATCAGCGGCCCCTCGATCACCGCCAGCGGACGACCCAGCTTGGCTCGCGCCTCTTCCGTGTCTTCGTCGATGTACGTGTCGATGCCCTTGACGAGCGCGTGCGTAAGGCGCGCCTCCACGGTTCCGAGCCGCCACTCCTCGGTCTTCTTCTCGTCGCTTGCCGCACCGGTGCCCGCGGCCTTCAACGCCTCACCGAACGTCACGAGGCGTTCTGTCGCGTCGGGTCGCCGGTTCAGCAGCACGTCCTCGACGAGCACCTTCAGCTCGGGCTCGATTTCCTCGTACACCTCCAGCATCCCGGCGTTGACGATGCCCATGTCCATGCCGGCGGCAATGGCGTGATACAGGAACGCCGAGTGCATCGCCTCGCGGACCACGTTGTTGCCGCGGAAGCTGAACGAGATGTTCGACACGCCGCCGCTGACCTTCGCGTGCGGCAGGTGCGTCTTGATCCAGCGCGTGGCCTCGATGAAGTCCACGGCGTAGTTGTCGTGCTCCTCCATCCCCGTGGCCACGGTGAGGATGTTGGGGTCGAAGATGATGTCCTCGGGCGGGAAGCCGATCTCGTCGACGAGGATGCGATACGCCCGTGCGCAGATCCGGATCCTGTCGGCATACGTCGCCGCCTGCCCCTCCTCGTCGAACGCCATCACCACCACGGCCGCGCCGTACCTGTGGATCGTGCGCGCGCGCTCGCGGAAGGTCGCCTCGCCTTCCTTCAGCGAGATCGAGTTGACGATCCCCTTGCCCTGGAGGCAGGCGAGTCCGGCTTCGAGGACCTCCCACTTCGAGGAGTCGATCATGAAGGGGACCTTCGCGACCTCGGGCTCGCTTCCGAGGAGTTGCAGGAAGCGCGTCATCGCGGCGACGCCGTCGATCATCCCTTCGTCCATGCAGATGTCGATGACGTTCGCGCCGTTCTCCACCTGCTGCCGCGCGACGCTCACGGCCTCGTCGTACTTACCGTCCTTGATGAGCCGCGCGAACTTCGGCGAGCCGGCCACGTTGGTGCGCTCGCCGATCATCATGAACACGCCGGGCTGCTGCACGAACGGCTGCGAGCCCGAGAGCTGCAGGGGCCGCGGCACGGTCACGCTGCGGCGGCGGACCTCGTCGCCGGTGATGGCGCGCGCAGGTATCGCGCGGCCCGGCTGATCGTCGAGCGCCTTCGCGATCGCGGCGATGTGTGCCGGCGTGTTGCCGCAGCAGCCGCCGGCGATGTTGATGAGGCCGTCCTTGGCGAAGTGGCCGAGGTGCCGCGCCATGTCGTCCGGTTCGAGGTCGAATCCCGTGGGCGACAGCGGGTTCGGCAGGCCGGCGTTGGGATAGCACGAGATGGCGGCCGACGACTTCGACGCGAGCTGCTCGAGGAACGGGTACATCAGGTCTGGCCCGAGCGAGCAGTTCAGGCCCACGGACAGCGGGTTCACGTGCGCCACGGCGGTCCAGAACGCCTCGACCGTCTGCGCCGAGATCATCGTCTCGCCGCCGCGTCCGACGGCCGCCGAGATCATGATCGGTAAGCGGATGCCATCCTGTGCGAAGACGTCCTGGATGGCGACGAGCGCGGCCTTCGCGTTGAGGGAGTCGAAGATGGTCTCGACGAGGAGGACGTCGGACCCGCCGGCGATGAGCGCGCGGACCTGTTCGGTGTACGCGATCCTGACCTGGTCGAAGGTGACGACGCGGAAGCCCGGGTCGTCGGCGTCGGGGGAGTTGGAGAGCGAGACAGTGAGCGGCCCGATGGCTCCGGCGACGAAGCGCCGGCGGCCCGTGGCATCCGCCACGCGGTCCGCCCACTCGCGACATTGTCGTGCGGAGCGTTCGTTGATCTCCCACGCGAGATCGCGCAGGAACCGATCCTCGATGATGCCCTGGTAGAACGCCGGATCCTTGCGGCCGCCGTGCTCGCGCGGGTCGTCGACGAAGAACTCGCTCTGGCTGATCGATGTGGCGCCGAACGTGTTCGTCTCGATGATGTCCGCGCCCGCCTCGAGGAAGCGACGGTGGATGTCGCAGATCATCTCCGGCTGCGTCAGCGAGAAGATGTCGCCGTTGTTGAGGAGGTCCTTCGGCGCGTCGCGGAAGCGCTCGCCGCGGATGTCGGCCTCGGTCATCCCGTACGTACGGATGGTGGTGCCCATCGCGCCGTCGATGATGGCGATGCGCGTCGCGATGAGCTCTTCCAGCGGGTGCCTCTCGAGAGGGGCCTCGGAGGAATCGTGCGCA includes the following:
- a CDS encoding cysteine-rich CWC family protein, whose product is METVDPTRCPLCGEANDCGAERGAASCWCADVTFSQDILDRVHPDLRNKSCICQRCVIRLAFSSPGGEPTARS
- the metH gene encoding methionine synthase, which translates into the protein MTTAAASPFHRAHDSSEAPLERHPLEELIATRIAIIDGAMGTTIRTYGMTEADIRGERFRDAPKDLLNNGDIFSLTQPEMICDIHRRFLEAGADIIETNTFGATSISQSEFFVDDPREHGGRKDPAFYQGIIEDRFLRDLAWEINERSARQCREWADRVADATGRRRFVAGAIGPLTVSLSNSPDADDPGFRVVTFDQVRIAYTEQVRALIAGGSDVLLVETIFDSLNAKAALVAIQDVFAQDGIRLPIMISAAVGRGGETMISAQTVEAFWTAVAHVNPLSVGLNCSLGPDLMYPFLEQLASKSSAAISCYPNAGLPNPLSPTGFDLEPDDMARHLGHFAKDGLINIAGGCCGNTPAHIAAIAKALDDQPGRAIPARAITGDEVRRRSVTVPRPLQLSGSQPFVQQPGVFMMIGERTNVAGSPKFARLIKDGKYDEAVSVARQQVENGANVIDICMDEGMIDGVAAMTRFLQLLGSEPEVAKVPFMIDSSKWEVLEAGLACLQGKGIVNSISLKEGEATFRERARTIHRYGAAVVVMAFDEEGQAATYADRIRICARAYRILVDEIGFPPEDIIFDPNILTVATGMEEHDNYAVDFIEATRWIKTHLPHAKVSGGVSNISFSFRGNNVVREAMHSAFLYHAIAAGMDMGIVNAGMLEVYEEIEPELKVLVEDVLLNRRPDATERLVTFGEALKAAGTGAASDEKKTEEWRLGTVEARLTHALVKGIDTYIDEDTEEARAKLGRPLAVIEGPLMDGMGVVGDLFGAGKMFLPQVVKSARVMKKAVAYLFPFMDAEKAALAAAGQTVRTQGKIVLATVKGDVHDIGKNIVGVVLACNNYEVIDMGVMVPCEKILERARAENADIIGLSGLITPSLDEMVHVAREMERQGFTLPLLIGGATTSRAHTAIKIAPHYKQPVIHVLDASRAVPVATSLLSEDGKDAFVAQHEADYANIRKSHGSTRQPLVDFETARARRTAIAWRAEDIAQPAFTGVRAIEVPLATLREYIDWTPFFHTWELKGIYPRILDDEKYGAQARLIFSEANALLDRIIAEDLLRARGVYGFFPANAIGGDVVVFTDQTRAVERTRFHFLRQQMDRADQPCRSLGDFIAPVETGLPDHIGTFAVTAGLGLRELCDGFRAQHDDYNAIMAEAIADRLAEAFAEYLHKRVRDEWGYGLAETFTPEDLIQERYRGIRPAAGYPACPDHTEKGTLWQLLDAEAAAGIVLTESYAMWPGSSVSGLYFAHPESRYFTLGRIDKDQVADYAVRKDMPVADVERWLGQNLDYTPSTPA